One genomic segment of Nocardia spumae includes these proteins:
- a CDS encoding cytochrome ubiquinol oxidase subunit I, giving the protein MDVVDVSRWQFGITTVYHFIFVPLTIGLAPLVAGMQTAWVITGKDHWYRLTKFFGKLFMINFALGVATGIVQEFQFGMNWSEYSRFVGDVFGAPLAMEGLAAFFLESTFLGLWIFGWSRLPKLVHLATIWLVAIGVNASAYFIIAANSFMQHPVGAKYNPESGRAELVSIGALLGNNTALAAFPHVVAGALLTAGTFVAGIGGWWMVRNARSGDAEKMAEARAMWRPVARCGMWVIVISGIALFITGDIQGKLMFKQQPMKMASAESLCHTQTDPDFSILTVGTHNNCDSVTHVIEVPGVLPYLAEGKFSGVTLQGVKDLQLSYNEKFGPGDYRPNLFVTYWTFRAMIGWAIGSAAIALLGFWMTRRGRIPDQTWYKWLSLLCIPTPFLANSAGWVFTEMGRQPWVVAPNPTGNPDIRMTVQQAVSGHTAGTVLASLIVFTLLYGVLAIVWFFLMRRYVIAGPEQPPSESESAAVDKLSFAY; this is encoded by the coding sequence ATGGATGTCGTCGACGTCTCACGTTGGCAATTCGGGATCACGACCGTCTATCACTTCATCTTCGTACCGTTGACCATCGGGCTCGCGCCCCTGGTCGCCGGTATGCAGACCGCATGGGTGATCACGGGCAAGGATCATTGGTACCGGCTGACGAAGTTCTTCGGCAAGCTGTTCATGATCAACTTCGCGCTCGGCGTCGCGACCGGCATCGTGCAGGAGTTCCAGTTCGGGATGAACTGGAGTGAATACTCCCGCTTCGTCGGCGACGTCTTCGGCGCCCCGCTGGCCATGGAGGGGCTGGCCGCGTTCTTCCTCGAATCGACGTTCCTGGGTCTGTGGATCTTCGGCTGGTCGCGACTGCCGAAACTGGTCCACCTGGCCACCATCTGGCTGGTCGCGATCGGGGTCAACGCCTCGGCCTACTTCATCATCGCCGCGAACTCGTTCATGCAGCATCCGGTCGGCGCGAAGTACAACCCCGAATCCGGCCGCGCCGAGTTGGTGAGTATCGGTGCGTTGCTGGGCAACAACACCGCGCTCGCGGCGTTCCCCCACGTCGTGGCCGGCGCACTGCTCACAGCGGGTACCTTCGTCGCGGGTATCGGCGGCTGGTGGATGGTCCGCAACGCGCGCTCGGGCGATGCCGAGAAGATGGCCGAGGCGCGCGCGATGTGGCGCCCGGTGGCCCGATGTGGCATGTGGGTCATCGTGATCTCCGGAATCGCGCTGTTCATCACCGGTGACATCCAGGGCAAGCTGATGTTCAAGCAGCAGCCGATGAAGATGGCCTCGGCGGAATCGTTGTGCCACACCCAAACCGATCCCGACTTCTCGATCCTGACCGTCGGCACGCACAACAACTGCGACAGTGTCACTCACGTCATCGAGGTGCCCGGCGTGCTGCCCTATCTGGCCGAGGGCAAGTTCAGCGGGGTCACGCTCCAGGGCGTCAAGGATCTGCAGCTCAGCTACAACGAGAAGTTCGGCCCCGGTGACTACCGGCCGAATCTGTTCGTCACCTACTGGACCTTCCGCGCCATGATCGGCTGGGCGATCGGTTCGGCGGCCATTGCGCTGCTGGGCTTCTGGATGACCCGGCGTGGCCGGATTCCCGATCAGACCTGGTACAAATGGCTGAGCCTGCTCTGCATTCCGACGCCCTTCCTGGCCAACAGCGCGGGCTGGGTGTTCACCGAGATGGGCCGTCAGCCATGGGTGGTCGCACCGAATCCCACCGGCAATCCGGATATCCGGATGACGGTGCAGCAAGCCGTATCGGGTCATACCGCCGGCACGGTGCTGGCCTCGCTGATCGTCTTCACTCTGCTGTACGGCGTCCTCGCGATCGTCTGGTTCTTCCTGATGCGCCGCTATGTGATCGCCGGACCCGAACAGCCGCCGTCGGAGTCGGAATCGGCTGCGGTGGACAAACTGTCGTTCGCATACTGA
- the cydD gene encoding thiol reductant ABC exporter subunit CydD: MARPVDPRLWRHARSARRYLVVSVGLSLVITICIVVAALLLARVAAGVITDPARRTPGVWSAELIGLAAAVGVRAAATWWQSRLAHRAGARVVSDLETSVLTVGAALPPRELDTRRTELAVVVGDGLGGLRAYLTGYLPALLLAALVPPIVLAVIAAHDLTAATIILVTLPLIPIFMILIGLMTQGRAAEALTATTRLSDQMLDLFAGMPTLRELGRETGATGDDSPTMRNRVRELGEALHKRTMATLRMAFLSSMVLEMLATLCVALVAVSIGLRLVFGHMDLYAGLLGLILAPEVYLPLRAVGERFHAAQDGMAAADRAFAVLEPGDAPVRTARPGSVPAGESRPLSAYPVSIELCGVGVRARDGYAPAGLSAVVGAGAVTVLTGPNGSGKSTALQAILGLITPERGIVRVSGHPVGELDSAAWWSRLAWLPQRPVLLPGTLRENLELFGARPDSPDIDRACAATGFDAVLAGLPQGWDTVVGAGGLGLSLGQRQRLALVRVLAADRPILLLDEPTAHLDDDSEATVLAALSERARAGATVIVVAHRPTVVAIADHVVEVRADQRAAADDSDRRDFSMNRTTTAGDDDPGRTDEARPDHRTGPSEPDRTSRPDLSAAGRSASAGWTGIDRGGAAGGGRR, translated from the coding sequence ATGGCTCGGCCCGTCGACCCCCGGCTGTGGCGGCACGCTCGCTCGGCTCGCCGCTATCTGGTTGTCAGCGTGGGGCTTTCGCTGGTGATCACGATCTGCATCGTGGTCGCGGCGCTGCTGCTGGCTCGGGTGGCGGCGGGGGTGATCACCGATCCGGCGCGGCGGACACCGGGGGTGTGGTCGGCCGAGCTGATCGGGCTGGCGGCGGCGGTCGGCGTGCGGGCCGCGGCGACCTGGTGGCAGTCGCGGCTGGCCCATCGTGCGGGCGCGCGGGTGGTTTCGGATTTGGAGACGTCGGTACTCACCGTCGGCGCCGCGCTGCCGCCACGTGAATTGGATACCCGGCGTACCGAACTCGCGGTGGTGGTCGGTGACGGACTCGGAGGTCTGCGCGCCTATCTGACCGGATATCTGCCGGCGCTACTGCTCGCCGCGCTGGTGCCGCCGATCGTGCTGGCGGTGATCGCCGCCCACGACCTCACCGCGGCCACCATCATCCTGGTGACGCTCCCGCTGATCCCGATCTTCATGATCCTGATCGGGCTGATGACCCAGGGCCGCGCCGCCGAGGCGCTGACCGCCACCACCCGCCTGTCGGATCAGATGCTCGATCTGTTCGCGGGTATGCCGACGCTGCGTGAGCTGGGCCGGGAAACCGGTGCGACCGGCGATGATTCGCCGACCATGCGCAATCGGGTCCGGGAGCTGGGTGAGGCCCTGCACAAGCGGACCATGGCCACGCTGCGGATGGCGTTCCTCTCCTCGATGGTGCTGGAGATGCTCGCGACGCTGTGTGTGGCGTTGGTCGCGGTCTCGATCGGTCTGCGGCTGGTGTTCGGGCATATGGACCTCTACGCCGGACTGCTCGGGTTGATCCTCGCGCCCGAGGTGTACCTGCCGCTGCGTGCGGTGGGGGAGCGCTTCCACGCCGCTCAGGACGGAATGGCCGCCGCCGACAGGGCTTTCGCGGTGCTCGAACCTGGCGACGCGCCAGTGCGAACAGCCCGGCCGGGGTCGGTGCCGGCGGGGGAGTCGCGTCCGCTGTCGGCGTACCCGGTGTCCATCGAACTGTGCGGTGTCGGCGTGCGCGCCCGGGACGGATACGCACCGGCAGGGCTGTCCGCGGTCGTCGGGGCCGGCGCGGTCACGGTCCTGACCGGACCGAACGGCAGCGGTAAATCGACTGCCCTGCAGGCGATCCTGGGGCTGATCACGCCCGAGCGCGGCATCGTCCGGGTATCCGGCCATCCGGTCGGCGAACTGGATTCCGCGGCCTGGTGGTCGCGGCTGGCCTGGTTACCGCAGCGCCCGGTACTGCTGCCCGGCACGCTGCGCGAGAATCTGGAACTCTTCGGCGCCCGGCCGGACTCGCCGGACATCGATCGAGCCTGTGCCGCCACCGGTTTCGACGCCGTCCTCGCCGGGCTGCCGCAGGGCTGGGACACCGTCGTCGGCGCCGGCGGACTGGGCTTGTCGCTGGGACAGCGCCAACGCCTGGCCCTGGTGCGCGTACTGGCCGCGGACCGCCCGATCCTGCTCCTCGACGAGCCCACGGCTCACCTGGACGACGACAGCGAGGCAACCGTTCTCGCGGCCCTGTCCGAACGGGCCCGCGCGGGCGCCACGGTCATCGTCGTGGCCCACCGGCCGACCGTGGTCGCCATCGCCGATCACGTCGTCGAGGTGCGCGCCGACCAGCGGGCGGCCGCGGACGACAGTGATAGGCGGGACTTTTCGATGAATCGGACCACCACGGCCGGGGACGACGATCCCGGACGAACGGACGAGGCGCGGCCGGACCATCGGACCGGACCTTCCGAACCGGACCGGACGAGCCGCCCGGATCTTTCCGCCGCCGGGCGATCGGCGTCCGCCGGGTGGACGGGGATCGACCGCGGCGGCGCGGCAGGGGGTGGGCGACGGTGA
- a CDS encoding asparaginase has translation MSVELVEVVRSGFRECVHRGSVVIVDPDGEPSLALGAVHLPIFPRSTNKPMQAITLLRNGFEPIDEAELAIATASHYGESDHLALVRRLLDRFGFDEGRLECPPDLPMGEGARAEALAGRDRAAAMRKIYMNCSGKHAAMLATCAINGWPESGYTDPAHPLQQAVAATITDITGEPETDLGIDGCGLPIVPVSLINLARAYARLATAAPESPERRVADAIRNHPRVISGTDAPDLETMTATPGLVCKIGADGVHAGALPDGRAFAYKIDDGHDRARMPLTQAILQRMGVEWTEAHAELAGAPVLGGGVRVGIIRAIPGVV, from the coding sequence ATGAGCGTCGAACTGGTCGAAGTGGTGCGCTCCGGATTCCGCGAATGCGTCCACCGCGGTTCGGTGGTGATCGTCGATCCCGACGGCGAGCCGTCGCTGGCCCTCGGCGCGGTGCACCTACCGATCTTCCCTCGGTCGACCAACAAGCCGATGCAGGCGATCACGCTCCTGCGCAACGGTTTCGAACCGATCGACGAGGCCGAGCTCGCGATCGCGACGGCCTCGCACTACGGCGAGTCCGATCACCTGGCGCTGGTACGGCGGCTGCTGGATCGCTTCGGATTCGACGAAGGCCGGCTGGAATGCCCGCCGGATCTGCCCATGGGAGAGGGCGCTCGCGCCGAGGCGCTGGCCGGCCGCGATCGGGCGGCGGCCATGCGCAAGATCTATATGAACTGCTCGGGCAAACATGCCGCGATGCTCGCGACCTGCGCGATCAACGGATGGCCGGAATCCGGATACACCGATCCGGCCCATCCGCTGCAGCAGGCGGTGGCCGCGACCATCACCGATATCACCGGCGAACCGGAGACCGATCTGGGCATCGACGGCTGCGGGCTGCCCATCGTCCCGGTGTCGCTGATCAACCTCGCCCGTGCCTACGCCCGGCTGGCCACCGCGGCGCCGGAATCACCGGAACGCCGGGTCGCGGACGCGATCCGCAACCATCCCCGAGTGATTTCGGGCACGGACGCACCCGATCTCGAAACCATGACCGCCACCCCGGGACTGGTCTGCAAAATCGGCGCGGACGGTGTGCACGCGGGTGCGCTACCGGACGGCCGCGCCTTCGCCTACAAGATCGATGACGGTCACGACCGGGCCCGCATGCCACTGACTCAGGCGATTCTCCAGCGTATGGGGGTCGAATGGACCGAGGCCCATGCCGAGCTCGCGGGGGCGCCGGTGCTGGGCGGTGGAGTACGGGTCGGCATCATCCGGGCAATCCCGGGTGTGGTGTAG
- a CDS encoding aminodeoxychorismate lyase codes for MVDRVLVTLDGAVLDPDAPFLFADDIGALRGDGVFETVLVRDGKPSALELHLARLRRSAQALDLPDPDVGQWRTAVEAAAKEWGSDREGILRMIVTRGREGAETKRVGSGGLSGRAPDPTGYVLVGPVAERVSRARAEGVSVITLSRGVSTELATNAPWLLMGAKTLSYATNMAALRFAARMDADDVIFTSTEHRVLEGPRSTVVIQRDKQLLTPPARDGVLPGITQRALFAEAEKAGWDCSYKSLFTADLVTADSVWLLSSVTLAARVATLDGLRMSAPDCAGEIVELVDRGIDRSWSIADWT; via the coding sequence ATGGTGGATCGAGTTCTGGTGACACTCGACGGCGCTGTCCTGGATCCGGACGCGCCGTTTCTCTTCGCGGACGATATCGGCGCCCTACGTGGCGACGGTGTTTTCGAGACGGTGCTGGTACGCGACGGCAAACCGAGTGCATTGGAATTGCATCTGGCTCGGCTGCGTCGCTCGGCGCAGGCGCTGGATCTCCCCGATCCCGATGTCGGGCAGTGGCGCACCGCCGTCGAGGCCGCGGCCAAGGAATGGGGCAGTGACCGCGAGGGCATCCTGCGGATGATCGTGACCCGCGGTCGCGAGGGCGCCGAAACCAAGCGCGTGGGGTCGGGCGGACTCTCCGGCCGGGCCCCGGATCCGACCGGCTACGTCCTCGTCGGCCCGGTCGCCGAGCGGGTGAGTCGCGCTCGCGCCGAAGGTGTTTCGGTGATCACGCTGTCGCGCGGCGTCTCCACCGAGTTGGCGACGAACGCGCCCTGGCTGTTGATGGGCGCCAAGACCCTGTCCTACGCGACGAATATGGCGGCCCTGCGGTTCGCCGCGCGCATGGATGCCGATGATGTGATCTTCACCAGTACCGAGCACCGCGTCCTCGAGGGGCCGCGGTCGACGGTGGTGATCCAGCGGGACAAACAGCTCCTCACCCCGCCCGCGCGGGACGGCGTGCTCCCGGGCATCACCCAGCGGGCGTTGTTCGCCGAGGCCGAGAAGGCCGGGTGGGACTGCAGCTACAAATCGCTGTTCACCGCCGATCTCGTTACCGCCGACAGTGTTTGGCTACTGTCCAGCGTTACGCTGGCGGCCCGCGTCGCGACCCTCGACGGGCTGCGGATGTCGGCGCCGGATTGCGCCGGTGAGATCGTCGAACTGGTCGATCGCGGCATCGATCGGTCCTGGAGTATCGCCGACTGGACATAG
- a CDS encoding FABP family protein yields MTDSASENVENSTANGHAAQARTEGRNTENAARRSGDEAVADAAERAKSTAGRNIPQLPDLPLPEDTANLRLGPDLSASMLALLPLVGVWRGEGEGNDPERGGDYHFGQQIIVSHDGGDYLSWDSRSWVIDTDGNYAGPDLRESGFWRVGIDGDDEVIELLLTHSSGIVELFYGQALTQSSWELATDVVIRSQSGAVVGGAKRLYGIVEGGDLGYVEERVEADGALKPRLSARLQRYIG; encoded by the coding sequence GTGACGGATTCGGCGAGCGAGAACGTCGAAAACTCAACGGCCAACGGTCACGCCGCACAGGCACGTACCGAAGGTCGCAATACCGAGAACGCGGCTCGCCGCAGTGGCGACGAGGCGGTAGCCGATGCTGCCGAGCGGGCCAAATCCACGGCCGGTCGCAACATTCCGCAGTTGCCGGATCTGCCGCTGCCCGAGGATACCGCGAATCTGCGGCTCGGTCCCGATCTGAGTGCCTCCATGCTCGCCCTGCTGCCGCTGGTCGGCGTGTGGCGCGGCGAGGGCGAGGGCAACGATCCCGAGCGCGGCGGCGACTATCACTTCGGCCAGCAGATCATCGTCTCCCACGACGGCGGCGACTATCTGTCCTGGGACTCCCGTTCCTGGGTCATCGACACCGACGGCAACTACGCCGGCCCCGATCTGCGCGAGAGCGGTTTCTGGCGGGTCGGCATCGACGGTGACGACGAGGTCATCGAACTCCTGCTGACCCACAGTTCCGGCATCGTCGAATTGTTCTATGGCCAGGCCCTGACCCAGTCCTCGTGGGAGCTGGCGACCGATGTGGTGATCCGCAGCCAGTCCGGCGCGGTGGTCGGCGGCGCCAAGCGTCTGTACGGCATCGTCGAAGGCGGCGATCTGGGCTACGTCGAGGAACGAGTGGAAGCCGACGGCGCCTTGAAGCCTCGCCTGTCCGCCCGCCTGCAGCGCTACATCGGCTGA
- the cydC gene encoding thiol reductant ABC exporter subunit CydC, with amino-acid sequence MRALRRVSEISLWRVAVSVCWGTVALGSGLGLAALAAWLIARAWQMPPVLDLSVAVVAVRALGISRGVFRYIERLSTHDVALRAMTTARTAVYTALARADFWTVRQGGLGDRSASGAYSPAGTDPDRGDGGDPDRRSDVAAASLLRRGDLLTRVGADIDDLGAVVVRALVPIAVAVLLSLAAVALLATIAVPAAVILAAALLVSGVFAPWMSARAAREAELAVRSDRAEFRAAAVTVLDHAAELRVAGRLDAAIETASATAGRAARAEDRAASHSAWAAAATPLSIGVSVLGALLIGIVLYGGGSGASTEPLQPAAPGGITPMAFAVLVLLPLSAFEAVAVLPAAAQALTKGRAALHRIRALDPDRMPAPAPGAREDPRAELVRALPDLPPGRRIAVVGPSGAGKTTLLMAWAGLFDAPRPGRTFFAEDAHLFGTTVLENLRVARGDLTADEAEIALRAVGSGSWLDAQPEGVDTDLIGGAAAVSGGQRRRLLLARALVAPAHTLLLDEPTEHMEAEAGADLLRALLDDTGGLIAPDRTVVVVTHQLPPDHRADTVVTVEPGGVVSITSRAATR; translated from the coding sequence ATGCGGGCGCTGCGGCGAGTATCGGAGATATCGCTGTGGCGGGTGGCGGTATCGGTCTGCTGGGGCACGGTCGCGCTGGGCAGCGGGCTGGGGTTGGCCGCGCTGGCGGCGTGGTTGATCGCACGGGCATGGCAGATGCCACCGGTGCTGGATCTCAGTGTCGCGGTGGTCGCCGTTCGGGCACTGGGCATCTCCCGCGGGGTGTTCCGATACATCGAGCGCCTGTCGACCCACGATGTCGCCCTGCGCGCGATGACGACCGCGCGCACCGCCGTGTACACGGCCCTGGCCCGCGCCGATTTCTGGACCGTGCGGCAGGGCGGCCTCGGTGATCGATCGGCCTCCGGTGCGTACTCACCCGCCGGGACCGATCCCGATCGCGGCGACGGCGGCGACCCGGACCGGCGCTCCGATGTGGCCGCGGCGTCCCTGCTGCGGCGCGGCGACCTGCTCACCCGGGTCGGCGCCGATATCGACGATCTCGGCGCGGTCGTCGTGCGCGCCCTGGTACCGATCGCGGTGGCGGTGCTGCTGTCGCTGGCGGCCGTCGCGCTACTGGCCACCATCGCGGTGCCGGCCGCGGTGATTCTGGCCGCCGCGCTGCTGGTTTCAGGCGTATTCGCGCCCTGGATGTCCGCGCGGGCCGCGCGCGAGGCCGAACTGGCCGTGCGATCCGATCGCGCCGAATTCCGCGCCGCGGCCGTCACGGTGCTCGATCACGCCGCCGAGTTGCGGGTCGCCGGGCGGCTCGACGCCGCGATCGAGACCGCCTCCGCGACCGCCGGCCGGGCCGCCCGAGCGGAGGATCGCGCCGCGTCGCACAGTGCGTGGGCCGCCGCGGCGACCCCGTTGTCCATCGGGGTCAGCGTGCTCGGCGCCCTGCTCATCGGAATCGTGCTGTACGGCGGCGGCTCCGGTGCGTCCACCGAACCGCTGCAGCCCGCCGCACCCGGTGGTATCACCCCGATGGCCTTCGCCGTACTCGTCCTGCTGCCGCTGTCGGCCTTCGAAGCCGTCGCGGTACTGCCCGCCGCGGCACAGGCGCTGACCAAGGGACGTGCGGCACTGCATCGCATTCGCGCCCTGGACCCGGACCGGATGCCCGCGCCGGCACCGGGAGCTCGAGAGGATCCCCGCGCCGAGCTGGTCCGGGCGCTGCCCGATCTCCCGCCCGGCCGCCGCATCGCCGTGGTCGGTCCCAGCGGCGCGGGTAAGACCACTCTGCTCATGGCCTGGGCCGGGCTGTTCGATGCGCCGCGCCCGGGACGAACCTTCTTCGCCGAGGACGCTCACCTGTTCGGCACCACCGTCCTGGAGAACCTTCGGGTCGCCCGCGGTGACCTGACCGCCGACGAGGCCGAAATCGCCTTGCGCGCGGTAGGTTCGGGCAGCTGGCTCGATGCCCAGCCGGAGGGAGTGGACACGGATCTGATCGGCGGCGCCGCGGCGGTCTCGGGCGGACAGCGGCGGCGGCTGCTGCTGGCCCGCGCGCTGGTCGCACCGGCGCACACCCTGCTGTTGGACGAACCGACCGAACACATGGAGGCCGAGGCCGGTGCCGATCTGCTGCGCGCACTGCTGGACGACACCGGTGGCCTGATAGCGCCGGACCGGACCGTGGTGGTCGTCACCCACCAACTGCCGCCCGACCACCGTGCCGACACCGTGGTCACCGTCGAACCCGGTGGTGTGGTGTCGATCACCAGTCGGGCAGCCACCCGCTGA
- the ygfZ gene encoding CAF17-like 4Fe-4S cluster assembly/insertion protein YgfZ, translating to MSVVAAPSPLLGLPGAVPGPPDSPDAAVAWHYGDPFGEQRAAAQRAAIVDRSHRFVATVTGAERLSWLHTISSQHIAELGDGRSAENLDLDLNGRVQHHFVLTELDGTVWIDTEGERGPALLDFLRKMVFWAAAEPKAAPDHAVLSLLGPRVPELTGALGIDELPDVYGAVALPGGGFLRRMPWPTEHSYDLVIPRDQLTDRWSALTAAGAEPAGLWAYEALRVAALRPRIGADTDDRTIPHETGWIGGPDEFGAVHLNKGCYRGQETVARVHNLGKPPRHLVLLHLDGSADARPDVGDAVTAGGRTVGRLGTVIDHFELGPIALALIKRNVATDTALEAGPMAAAIDPDSIPSDDEPQAGRLAVDKLRGR from the coding sequence GTGTCCGTGGTTGCCGCCCCCAGTCCACTGCTCGGTCTCCCAGGGGCCGTGCCCGGTCCTCCCGACAGCCCCGATGCGGCGGTCGCCTGGCATTACGGCGATCCGTTCGGTGAACAGCGCGCCGCGGCGCAGCGGGCCGCGATCGTCGATCGTTCCCATCGTTTCGTCGCGACCGTCACCGGCGCCGAACGACTGAGCTGGCTGCATACGATCTCCAGTCAGCACATCGCCGAACTGGGTGACGGCCGGTCCGCGGAGAATCTCGATCTGGACCTCAACGGTCGTGTCCAGCATCACTTCGTCCTCACCGAACTCGACGGCACGGTCTGGATCGATACCGAGGGTGAGCGCGGCCCGGCACTGCTGGATTTCCTGCGGAAGATGGTCTTCTGGGCCGCCGCCGAACCGAAGGCCGCACCGGATCACGCGGTGCTGAGCCTGCTCGGCCCGCGCGTGCCGGAGCTGACCGGGGCGCTCGGCATCGATGAGCTGCCCGATGTCTACGGTGCGGTCGCCCTGCCCGGCGGCGGCTTCCTGCGGCGTATGCCCTGGCCCACCGAACACTCCTACGACCTGGTGATCCCGCGCGATCAGCTGACCGACCGATGGTCGGCGCTCACCGCCGCCGGCGCCGAACCGGCCGGCCTGTGGGCCTACGAGGCCCTGCGCGTCGCCGCGCTGCGGCCGCGCATCGGCGCCGATACCGACGATCGCACCATCCCGCACGAGACGGGCTGGATCGGCGGCCCGGACGAGTTCGGCGCGGTCCACCTGAACAAGGGCTGCTACCGCGGCCAGGAGACCGTCGCACGGGTGCACAACCTCGGTAAGCCGCCGCGACATCTGGTGTTGCTACACCTCGACGGATCCGCCGATGCCCGCCCGGATGTGGGTGACGCCGTGACCGCGGGTGGACGGACGGTGGGCCGTCTCGGCACCGTCATCGACCACTTCGAGCTGGGGCCGATCGCGCTGGCCCTGATCAAACGCAATGTCGCTACCGATACCGCGCTGGAGGCCGGTCCGATGGCCGCCGCCATCGATCCGGATTCGATTCCGTCCGACGACGAGCCCCAGGCCGGTCGGCTCGCCGTGGACAAGTTGCGGGGCCGGTGA
- the cydB gene encoding cytochrome d ubiquinol oxidase subunit II, with product MSLPEFWFLLIGVLFTGYFVLEGFDFGVGILMPVIGRGDETRKRAVLNTIGPVWDGNEVWLITAGGAMFAAFPEWYASLFSGFYLALLLILVALIVRAVAIEWRGKINDPRWRWWCDAAIVFGSWVPALAWGLAFANIVHGVQLNEHRHIEGGFLGLLGPYALLGALTMLLLFILHGAVFIALKTGGDIRDTAERIARGVWVPTVVVVAAFGLWTQFAHGHGWTWIPLALAVVGLLLAGGAVLRHRDGWAFTGTALTVVAAVVLLFGALFPYVLPSTIDAAYGLTVDGRTVDGHPTVSASSTHYTLVVMSWVAVVLTPVVLIYQAWTYWVFRKRITVEQIPAPIGLPMRSRAR from the coding sequence ATGAGTCTTCCCGAATTCTGGTTCTTACTGATCGGTGTGCTGTTCACCGGCTACTTCGTCCTCGAGGGCTTCGATTTCGGCGTCGGGATCCTGATGCCGGTCATCGGCCGCGGCGACGAGACGCGAAAGCGCGCCGTACTCAACACGATCGGTCCGGTCTGGGACGGTAACGAGGTGTGGCTGATCACCGCCGGTGGCGCCATGTTCGCGGCCTTCCCGGAGTGGTACGCCAGCCTGTTCTCCGGGTTCTATCTGGCCCTCCTGCTGATTCTGGTGGCATTGATCGTGCGAGCCGTCGCGATCGAATGGCGCGGCAAGATCAACGATCCGCGCTGGCGGTGGTGGTGTGATGCGGCCATCGTCTTCGGTTCCTGGGTTCCGGCGCTGGCCTGGGGCTTGGCGTTCGCCAACATCGTGCACGGGGTGCAGCTCAACGAGCACCGGCACATCGAGGGCGGATTCCTCGGCCTGCTGGGGCCGTACGCGCTGCTCGGCGCGCTGACCATGCTACTGTTGTTCATCCTGCACGGTGCGGTGTTCATCGCGCTGAAGACCGGTGGCGACATCCGCGATACCGCCGAGCGGATCGCCCGCGGGGTGTGGGTGCCGACGGTCGTCGTGGTGGCGGCTTTCGGGTTGTGGACCCAGTTCGCGCACGGCCACGGCTGGACCTGGATTCCGCTGGCACTGGCGGTGGTCGGATTGCTGCTCGCGGGCGGCGCCGTACTGCGTCACCGGGACGGCTGGGCGTTCACCGGCACCGCACTCACCGTCGTCGCCGCGGTCGTGCTGCTGTTCGGCGCCCTGTTCCCGTACGTGCTGCCCTCGACCATCGACGCCGCCTACGGGCTCACCGTGGACGGCCGCACGGTCGACGGACATCCCACCGTCAGCGCCTCCTCCACGCACTACACGCTGGTGGTGATGAGCTGGGTCGCCGTGGTCTTGACCCCCGTGGTGCTGATCTACCAGGCCTGGACGTACTGGGTGTTCCGCAAGCGGATCACCGTCGAGCAGATCCCCGCACCCATCGGCCTGCCGATGCGCAGCCGGGCCCGGTAG
- a CDS encoding MOSC domain-containing protein — MSGPAAPRDSGAVGEVLAVCVLHAELELPAKVSRVGRTAIDKRPVTGRVAVRALGLAGDHVCDTKNHGGVHQAVYAYADEDARRWGERLERTLVPGWFGENLRLSGLPVSDAVVGERWRIGDTLLEVSAPRVPCATFGHWSGEKQWVKRFTLQADTGAYLRVLTEGTIGAGDPVHIDHIPGHGVTVREVFTGTDPDRLARLLAAEPTVSDDIRMQVARHARRMAGLAPIRDTRRGAAEAVDAVSDSGGL; from the coding sequence GTGAGCGGCCCCGCGGCGCCCCGGGACAGTGGCGCGGTCGGTGAGGTGCTGGCGGTGTGTGTGCTGCACGCCGAACTCGAGCTGCCGGCGAAGGTGAGCCGGGTCGGACGCACCGCGATCGACAAACGCCCGGTCACCGGCCGCGTCGCCGTACGCGCACTGGGTCTGGCCGGCGATCACGTCTGCGATACGAAGAATCACGGCGGTGTGCATCAGGCGGTCTACGCCTACGCCGACGAGGACGCGCGGCGGTGGGGTGAACGGCTGGAGCGCACCCTCGTACCCGGCTGGTTCGGCGAGAACCTGCGGCTGTCCGGACTGCCGGTCAGCGACGCGGTGGTCGGCGAGCGCTGGCGGATCGGCGACACCCTCCTGGAAGTGAGCGCCCCTCGGGTGCCGTGCGCCACCTTCGGGCACTGGTCCGGGGAGAAGCAGTGGGTCAAACGCTTCACCCTGCAGGCCGATACCGGCGCCTATCTGCGCGTTCTGACCGAGGGCACGATCGGCGCCGGCGACCCGGTGCACATCGATCACATCCCCGGCCACGGCGTGACGGTGCGCGAGGTCTTCACCGGCACCGATCCGGACCGGCTCGCCCGGCTGCTCGCCGCCGAGCCGACGGTCTCCGACGATATCCGCATGCAGGTCGCCCGGCATGCGCGCAGGATGGCCGGTCTCGCCCCGATCCGCGATACCCGACGCGGTGCCGCCGAAGCGGTCGATGCCGTATCCGACAGCGGAGGTCTGTGA